The genomic interval AGAAAAAGATATTTAGATAGTGAGCGAGATTTAGATTCCTATAACATCACCTATCAAAAAAATTTGAATGATAAATGGAGATTTAGCAGTGATCTTTTTTATACGAGTGGATTTTATAGAAATTCTTGGTTTGACTATGTCAAAGTTGATCAAGAGACAAAAGGTGTAAAATTCAAGTTAGATCATGCTTATGGTGAAGAGAATAATTTGTTGATTGGGATAGATTATTACAAGCAAAAAGCAGAAAATACATATGATAGTCGTAGTGATGTAGGAGGCGTTGTTAAAGTTAAGCCAATAAGAATAAATTATGGAACCAATACAACTGCCCTTTATTTATTAAATAATATAAAAAATGGAAAGTATACTTTCACACAAGGGGTACGACGTGAGAAAAGCGAATTAGATTTTGATAAAATTGAGGCTCAGTTTGCAGGGGATGGGACTAAAAAACAATGGAATACAGCGGCAGAACTTTCTACGGCATATCATTACAGTGATACAGGACGAGTTTTTGGGAGATGGGAACGAGGATATACTGCTCTACATGGTCCAGAAGTAGCAGATAAAGTAACTGTTAATGGGAAAAAGATACTTGTTCCGACGCAAGCAGAAAATGAAAAATTTGATCTTTTTGAAATCGGGTTACGAGATAAGATGGGGATATCCACAGTGAATTTAACGTTATTTAGCTCTAATACAGATAATCAGGTCTCCCGAGTAAATATTGATAAGAATACCATCAATATGTATCAAAGTAAACGTAAAGGGGCAGAACTTTCTTTCACACAAAAAATTGGTAAACTATCTATGGAAGAAGGATATGCATACTTACGAGGAAGGAAGAATTATACTGCTGCTGGACGTGAACTTGCAAACAAATATGGTGAAAAGATGTTGGCATTGACCCAAGATGGACTTATGAAAGTTCCTAAACATAAAATAAACTTGAATGCAAATTATGCATTTGACGATCAATTCAGTATGGGATTGAACTATACTTATGTTGGAAAATACAATAATTTTACAAGAGTTGTGGATAGAGATGACGCTGGTTTGATGCAATCTCATTCTTTACTCGATTTAGACTTAAAGTATAAAGTAAATAAAGATATGGAATGGTACGGTGGCGTCACAAACCTCCTCAATCGGCGATATTATGACTATGGATATAAAGCTTCAATTGTTCCAGGTTCCGCTCGTACTTATTATTTCGGTGTAAAACATAATTTTTAAGGAAAGTAGAGATTGAAAATGGAAATTATTACTTTATTTCATAAGGGCGGCTTGGTCATGTATCCAATCGTATTGGCTTCGGTGATTACCGTGATGATAACGATCGAAAGATATTTATATTATAAGAAATCAAAAAGCAATGTAGAGTTGCTCGCGGCGGAATTGCCGGAAAAACTTATGCAAAAAGATTTTAAGGGTGCGGAACAAATCTGTCAGAATGCGGGTGGTATCGCGGCGACGGTTTTGCTGCATGCGCTAAAAAACATTAAGTATCCGGGAAAACAACGTGATATTTTGGAAGGTACAGCGAATCGTGCGGCTTCTATATTGCGACAATATTTGAGTTATTTAAGTGTGATTGTTACGATGTCACCGTTGCTTGGGCTTTTAGGTACGGTAACAGGGATGATTCAATCTTTTAGTGTACTTGCTATTTCGGAGGGACAACCTTTTGCAATTACGGGCGGTGTCGGAGAGGCTTTGATTGCAACGGCAACGGGACTTTTAGTGGCAATTTTTGCTCTAACGCTGCATACGTATTTGTCGCATAAAGCCAATGCTTTGATTGCCGATATTGAATATACTTCAACGATTTATTTGACTGCGATTCATGGAGGAAAAGATGAAAATTAGGTCTTTGCAATCCGAAGAACAGCCCGCTTTAATGATTATCCCGATGATTGACATCATTTTTTTCCTTTTGGTCTTTTTTATGATGAGTATGCTGTCCATGGTAGAGCAAAAAAGTATTGCTTTAACTTTGCCGGCAGCCGAATCTGCACAGGTCAATACAGCGAAAACAATTCCAATCACAATTACGAAAGAGGGACAGGTTTATTGGGAACGTGATGCGATTTCGATCAATGAACTGGAAAAGAAACTGGTTCTTGAGAAACGGGAAAATAAAGAAGTCAGTGTTATTCTAAGAGGTGATGAGGCTTCTTCTTATGGTAAAATCG from Massilibacillus massiliensis carries:
- a CDS encoding MotA/TolQ/ExbB proton channel family protein, encoding MEIITLFHKGGLVMYPIVLASVITVMITIERYLYYKKSKSNVELLAAELPEKLMQKDFKGAEQICQNAGGIAATVLLHALKNIKYPGKQRDILEGTANRAASILRQYLSYLSVIVTMSPLLGLLGTVTGMIQSFSVLAISEGQPFAITGGVGEALIATATGLLVAIFALTLHTYLSHKANALIADIEYTSTIYLTAIHGGKDEN
- a CDS encoding ExbD/TolR family protein, which gives rise to MKIRSLQSEEQPALMIIPMIDIIFFLLVFFMMSMLSMVEQKSIALTLPAAESAQVNTAKTIPITITKEGQVYWERDAISINELEKKLVLEKRENKEVSVILRGDEASSYGKIVRVMDTVKKVGIAKVSIATDSQ
- a CDS encoding TonB-dependent receptor, whose product is MYNKVSRKKILCSALSIGVLLGSYGGASIVYAESAPEPKAESAIELEDSYVHPDYVEVERLRDTKQIIVIRKEDIEGKGYRTVSDVLQDVPSISVGATFMGDIDIRGQGDGQATRNIQVLLDGSPITTISDHPARTNYDVVPIEQIEKIEIIPGGGSVLYGSGAAGGVINITTNLRSMDKPKSSISTEWNSDGYRLNLNYGEKVNDKITTEIGYSKLDRDLYFKNTYRDSEYLSVGVRYDVGQGERLTFRGSNLKETGRFVNSVQLDKLNEVGRDYEPAEFTQIVGIDENGQLIKETRKRYLDSERDLDSYNITYQKNLNDKWRFSSDLFYTSGFYRNSWFDYVKVDQETKGVKFKLDHAYGEENNLLIGIDYYKQKAENTYDSRSDVGGVVKVKPIRINYGTNTTALYLLNNIKNGKYTFTQGVRREKSELDFDKIEAQFAGDGTKKQWNTAAELSTAYHYSDTGRVFGRWERGYTALHGPEVADKVTVNGKKILVPTQAENEKFDLFEIGLRDKMGISTVNLTLFSSNTDNQVSRVNIDKNTINMYQSKRKGAELSFTQKIGKLSMEEGYAYLRGRKNYTAAGRELANKYGEKMLALTQDGLMKVPKHKINLNANYAFDDQFSMGLNYTYVGKYNNFTRVVDRDDAGLMQSHSLLDLDLKYKVNKDMEWYGGVTNLLNRRYYDYGYKASIVPGSARTYYFGVKHNF